A genome region from Oncorhynchus gorbuscha isolate QuinsamMale2020 ecotype Even-year linkage group LG26, OgorEven_v1.0, whole genome shotgun sequence includes the following:
- the si:ch211-243a20.3 gene encoding uncharacterized protein si:ch211-243a20.3 gives MLLLLAAMVTMAQSVGEENELDYGYWNYREGAESVNVTTVRSVTRVLDLWGKRIFNEIKTLLHSQPSTLLPDYSRVRPLSESLNDLFREVTLLHRRITELTHRLATLEPFLRRHGYRDEGEEGRGWR, from the exons ATGCTGCTGCTTCTGGCTGCCATGGTGACCATGGCCCAGTCCGTTGGCGAGGAGAACGAACTGGATTATGGGTACTGGAACTACCGGGAGGGAG CTGAGAGTGTGAACGTGACCACTGTCCGCAGTGTGACCAGAGTCCTGGACCTCTGGGGAAAACGCATCTTCAACGAGATCAAGACCCTACTCCACTCGCAGCCCAGCACCTTGCTCCCTGACTACTCCAG GGTGCGCCCTCTGTCCGAGTCACTCAACGATCTCTTCAGGGAAGTCACTCTGCTGCACAGGCGTATCACGGAACTCACCCATCGCCTAGCAACCTTGGAACCATTCCTCCGTCGCCACGGCTACCGGgacgagggggaggaggggagggggtggcgGTAG